The following proteins come from a genomic window of Kitasatospora cathayae:
- a CDS encoding helix-turn-helix domain-containing protein: MSAATHSHHGGFDPDSLGMPPVYTLNLSASQRSVLEWLTSHGAVFDPITADVEEIAHDCGTSTSTAYEALARLETLHLVDHPDPGSYRVNPRFFFASNPEIRRLVGEAMEAPEITPDARAEGPRKVGNVDARRRRTIKAVPDQE, translated from the coding sequence ATGAGCGCCGCCACCCACAGCCACCACGGCGGTTTCGACCCGGACAGCCTTGGCATGCCGCCCGTCTACACGCTCAACCTGAGCGCCAGCCAGCGCAGCGTCCTGGAATGGCTCACCAGCCATGGCGCCGTGTTCGACCCGATCACCGCCGACGTCGAGGAGATCGCCCACGACTGCGGTACCTCGACGTCGACCGCGTACGAGGCCTTGGCCCGCCTGGAGACGCTCCACCTGGTCGATCACCCTGACCCCGGAAGCTACCGGGTCAACCCCCGGTTCTTCTTCGCTTCCAACCCCGAGATCCGCCGCCTGGTCGGTGAGGCGATGGAGGCACCCGAGATCACCCCCGACGCCCGCGCCGAAGGCCCCCGCAAGGTCGGCAACGTCGACGCTCGTCGGCGGCGCACCATCAAGGCTGTCCCCGACCAGGAGTAG
- a CDS encoding DUF6042 family protein: MADTASLMDWSDEMREEHFRRTARGGWSRIRPMVTMMLLIGTVMEGAPFAREELGPFAATKANPAGALTHSCWDTGDDLDEDEQAALPGEIADATRYAAHYGLPPLETIDDVITLLVAAKVLHEIPDSSGQLRLHPAHPLPFPSDVLPLTAEEEQVQRELRMSLIYSDDSFEIIGLFEPEGRRLEEVTTSLQRLARVIDGDPHDARQAVLLLLGQGDFTATEDVTAIATHKVFRLQCDWEKFDRSRIAIHGVNDEGQIAVTLPED, from the coding sequence ATGGCCGATACGGCTTCGCTGATGGACTGGTCGGACGAGATGCGTGAGGAGCACTTCCGCCGTACCGCGCGGGGAGGCTGGTCGAGGATCCGCCCCATGGTGACGATGATGCTGCTCATCGGCACCGTCATGGAGGGTGCGCCGTTCGCCCGCGAAGAGCTGGGACCGTTTGCCGCGACGAAGGCCAACCCGGCCGGCGCCCTCACCCACTCCTGCTGGGACACCGGCGACGACCTGGACGAGGACGAGCAGGCTGCCCTTCCCGGCGAGATCGCCGACGCCACCCGCTACGCCGCGCACTACGGCCTGCCGCCGCTGGAGACCATCGACGACGTCATCACCCTGCTCGTCGCGGCGAAGGTGCTCCACGAGATCCCGGACAGCTCCGGCCAGCTTCGCCTGCACCCGGCCCACCCCCTGCCGTTCCCAAGCGACGTACTGCCACTGACCGCCGAGGAGGAGCAGGTGCAGCGCGAGCTGCGGATGAGCCTCATCTACTCCGACGACTCGTTCGAGATCATCGGCCTGTTCGAACCAGAAGGGCGGCGCCTCGAAGAAGTCACCACCAGCCTGCAGCGCCTGGCCCGCGTCATCGACGGCGATCCCCACGACGCCCGCCAGGCAGTCCTGCTGCTACTCGGCCAGGGCGACTTCACCGCCACCGAGGACGTCACCGCGATTGCTACGCACAAGGTCTTCCGGCTGCAGTGCGACTGGGAGAAGTTCGACCGCAGCCGCATCGCCATCCACGGCGTCAACGACGAAGGCCAGATCGCCGTGACTCTTCCGGAGGACTGA
- a CDS encoding zeta toxin family protein produces the protein MHEERDAGTADLSDAEHGDVLSGVILPSWTRNAVPQEQPVVLLLAGPPGSGKTTLGDLLMPVLDLRGGAVRVGADLYKTVHRHYEALLAKDVRTAGVLVRPDTRRWQAAVEEHVRARRLDALVETALADPDEARAQALAYRQAGHRIEVVAVACALAWSQLGVLERYLGDGGGAGRYVSWANHDECARQLSRTLDVLESEDLVDRVTVVRRGLEPLYGNELVDGTWARPRGAARAVEAERARWWDAVETASFRRSLAGAERALVRAETRLPADQVLAVARDAERCTALAEPVRRTAQPIDGPPGVDYHRLSADEHEWTFKNLIVPDLGEIVAQERPVVVYVMGAPGAGKTQATMMVRRALRERRPVWIAGELFKAAHPDYFRLLREHPRTASARIRMDYKAWQARAEALVRERGADAVIEIAPGSAAAFLDDAAAWRRAGHRVELLVLDVRAADSLQGTALRYAEVSRGGIRPGRFTTTVGHNRCLAAVLECVQAVEEQRLVDHISVVRRDGTAIFRNTLGVDGRWSGPAGATLAARAGQVRPYTEQEARQFLAHQRELRMALPQYRRDVDAITRLAWPLLPPALQPGRLAFTPPVALPAPRSYAPAISLSLAS, from the coding sequence GTGCACGAGGAGCGGGACGCTGGCACGGCGGACCTGTCCGATGCCGAGCACGGCGACGTCCTGAGCGGCGTCATCCTGCCGTCCTGGACCCGCAACGCCGTGCCGCAGGAGCAGCCGGTGGTGCTGCTCCTGGCAGGCCCGCCCGGCAGCGGGAAGACCACCCTCGGCGACCTGCTGATGCCGGTGCTCGACCTGCGCGGCGGCGCCGTACGCGTCGGCGCCGACCTCTACAAGACCGTGCACCGGCACTACGAGGCGCTGCTGGCGAAGGACGTGCGCACCGCTGGTGTCCTCGTCCGGCCGGACACCCGCCGCTGGCAGGCCGCCGTGGAGGAACACGTGCGCGCCCGCCGTCTGGACGCGCTCGTGGAGACCGCCCTCGCCGACCCCGACGAGGCCCGTGCCCAGGCGCTGGCGTACCGGCAGGCCGGGCACCGGATCGAGGTGGTCGCCGTGGCGTGCGCCCTGGCGTGGAGTCAGCTCGGTGTGCTGGAGCGCTACCTCGGCGACGGTGGCGGGGCCGGGCGGTATGTGTCGTGGGCCAACCACGACGAGTGCGCCCGCCAGCTGAGCCGGACCCTGGACGTGCTGGAGTCCGAGGACCTGGTGGACCGCGTCACCGTCGTCCGACGCGGCCTGGAGCCCCTGTACGGCAACGAGCTCGTCGATGGAACGTGGGCACGGCCGCGCGGCGCGGCCCGAGCGGTGGAGGCCGAGCGGGCCAGGTGGTGGGACGCGGTGGAGACCGCGTCCTTCCGCCGGTCCTTGGCCGGTGCCGAACGCGCGCTGGTGCGGGCGGAGACCCGGCTGCCCGCAGACCAGGTGCTGGCCGTCGCACGGGACGCGGAGCGGTGCACCGCGCTGGCCGAGCCGGTGCGGCGCACCGCCCAGCCGATCGACGGGCCGCCCGGCGTTGACTACCACCGGCTGTCCGCCGACGAGCACGAGTGGACCTTCAAGAACCTGATCGTCCCCGACCTCGGGGAGATCGTGGCGCAGGAGCGGCCCGTGGTCGTCTACGTCATGGGGGCACCCGGCGCGGGCAAGACCCAGGCGACGATGATGGTGCGCCGAGCGCTGCGCGAGCGGCGGCCGGTGTGGATCGCAGGCGAGCTGTTCAAGGCGGCCCATCCCGACTACTTCCGGCTGCTGCGCGAGCATCCGCGCACGGCCTCCGCCCGGATCCGCATGGACTACAAGGCGTGGCAGGCCCGGGCCGAGGCGCTGGTGCGCGAGCGGGGCGCGGACGCGGTGATCGAGATCGCCCCCGGCAGCGCGGCCGCCTTCCTCGACGACGCCGCCGCGTGGCGCCGGGCCGGGCACCGCGTCGAATTGCTGGTGCTGGACGTGCGCGCGGCCGACAGCCTCCAGGGCACCGCCCTGCGCTACGCCGAGGTCAGCCGGGGCGGCATCCGGCCGGGTCGGTTCACCACCACCGTCGGGCACAACCGGTGCCTGGCGGCGGTGCTGGAGTGCGTCCAGGCCGTCGAGGAGCAGCGCCTGGTCGACCACATCAGCGTGGTGCGCCGCGACGGCACCGCCATCTTCCGCAACACGCTCGGCGTCGATGGCCGGTGGTCCGGTCCGGCCGGTGCCACACTCGCCGCCCGGGCGGGGCAGGTGCGGCCCTACACCGAGCAGGAGGCCCGCCAGTTCCTCGCCCACCAGCGCGAGCTGCGCATGGCCCTGCCGCAGTACCGGCGGGACGTCGACGCGATCACTCGCCTGGCATGGCCGCTGCTGCCGCCCGCGCTCCAGCCCGGTCGGCTCGCCTTCACCCCGCCCGTGGCGCTCCCGGCGCCGCGCTCCTACGCCCCAGCGATCTCGCTGAGCCTGGCGTCGTAG
- a CDS encoding DUF721 domain-containing protein, which translates to MTTSTGADLARTALRAARQAARTNGNAPAQRTTRQTTATPRRGPREPEPIADVFLALVAAHGWTLGTAGGGLRDHWPAIVGAEAAAHWHLAGYDPTTRRLRVVADSPAWAAQLRYQTRRILTDLEQLRPGTVQAIDVRVGPAPVVQHDQDPDDRPTRRDDRPAAQPARPPLADHHAYQDLRRRMRENAATRQAALDEAAAEREAILRQHYNRLREPEDTHRPAIEDSPTPDADEHARQQRERHRAALAVARATRAGAIPHAPPAWLRRGPERRELRLASLVRGKPGQPRGGATGWPRQPVRRPRIGPR; encoded by the coding sequence ATGACCACGTCCACCGGCGCCGACCTCGCCCGCACCGCCCTGCGCGCCGCCCGCCAGGCCGCCCGCACCAACGGCAACGCCCCCGCCCAGCGCACCACCCGGCAGACCACCGCCACGCCACGACGAGGCCCGCGCGAACCCGAGCCGATCGCGGACGTGTTCCTCGCCCTGGTCGCCGCGCACGGCTGGACCCTCGGCACCGCCGGCGGAGGCCTGCGCGACCACTGGCCCGCGATCGTCGGCGCCGAGGCGGCCGCCCACTGGCACCTCGCCGGGTACGACCCGACCACCCGCCGCCTGCGCGTGGTCGCCGACTCCCCGGCCTGGGCCGCCCAACTCCGCTACCAGACCCGCCGCATCCTCACCGACCTCGAGCAACTGCGCCCCGGCACCGTCCAAGCCATCGACGTCCGTGTCGGCCCCGCCCCCGTGGTGCAGCACGACCAGGACCCCGACGACCGGCCCACCCGCCGCGACGACCGGCCCGCCGCGCAGCCGGCCCGGCCCCCGCTCGCCGACCACCACGCCTACCAGGACCTGCGCCGCCGGATGCGCGAGAACGCCGCCACCCGCCAGGCCGCACTCGACGAGGCCGCCGCCGAGCGGGAGGCCATCCTGCGCCAGCACTACAACCGGCTGCGCGAGCCCGAGGACACCCACCGGCCCGCGATCGAGGACTCCCCGACCCCGGACGCCGACGAACACGCCCGCCAACAGCGCGAACGCCACCGCGCTGCTCTCGCCGTCGCACGCGCCACCCGGGCCGGGGCGATCCCGCACGCACCGCCCGCCTGGCTCCGCCGCGGACCGGAGCGGCGTGAGTTGCGGCTGGCCTCGCTCGTTCGGGGAAAGCCGGGACAACCGCGCGGTGGTGCGACAGGGTGGCCGCGACAACCCGTTCGCCGGCCCCGGATCGGGCCGCGGTAG
- the dnaB gene encoding replicative DNA helicase has product MSEQDPDGAGPAFEVPHDLRAEQLLLGTTMRSKDAVADVVEILNPASFYRVGHEFIYNVVLELYAAGESTDPITVAAKLTEQGLLARAGGRDYLHKLVNMVRSTAEAKALALLVEDKALRRRLIETATRIDRLAHADTPTTDLVEAIQAEVYAVTTGRSPSWVEARPMADVMEGVLDEVEGIGSYVGAPAGLPTGLSDLDVLTNGLHPGQLIVLGSRPALGKSTLALTILRACSFRLGLPAVIYSLGMGRNEIGMRLLSAESRVPLHQMRSGNMTDRDWTRAATRMPEVSSAPLFIDDAPNLTLAEIRSKSRRLKAQHGIKLIVVDYVQLLDHGRHKYGSRYEDVNEVSRRLKLLAKELQLPVIALSQLNRAPEQRADKRPHIYDLRDSGTLEDDADLVLLLHRDDAYAPDNRPGEADLIVAKHRNGPTAIITIAFHPTISAFTDPGDRGFVPHQAEDDVRPANETTSTDTTP; this is encoded by the coding sequence GTGAGCGAGCAGGACCCGGACGGCGCTGGCCCGGCCTTCGAGGTGCCCCACGACCTGCGGGCCGAGCAGCTGCTCCTGGGCACGACGATGCGCTCCAAGGACGCGGTCGCCGACGTCGTCGAGATCCTGAATCCGGCCAGCTTCTACCGGGTCGGCCACGAGTTCATCTACAACGTGGTGCTGGAGCTGTACGCGGCCGGGGAGTCCACCGACCCGATCACGGTCGCCGCGAAGCTGACCGAGCAGGGCCTGCTGGCGAGGGCCGGCGGCCGGGACTACCTGCACAAGCTCGTCAACATGGTCCGCAGCACCGCCGAGGCCAAAGCCCTCGCCCTCCTGGTCGAGGACAAGGCGCTGCGCCGCCGGCTGATCGAGACCGCGACGCGCATCGACCGCCTCGCCCATGCCGACACCCCCACCACCGACCTGGTCGAGGCGATCCAGGCCGAGGTGTACGCCGTGACCACCGGCCGCAGCCCGAGCTGGGTCGAGGCGCGCCCGATGGCCGACGTCATGGAAGGCGTCCTCGACGAGGTCGAGGGCATCGGCTCGTACGTCGGCGCCCCGGCCGGCCTGCCCACCGGCTTGAGCGACCTGGACGTGCTGACCAACGGCCTGCACCCCGGCCAGCTGATCGTCCTGGGCAGCCGGCCCGCCCTCGGCAAGAGCACCCTCGCGCTCACGATCCTGCGGGCCTGCTCCTTCCGTCTCGGCCTGCCCGCCGTGATCTACAGCCTCGGGATGGGCCGCAACGAGATCGGTATGCGCCTGCTCTCCGCGGAGAGCCGCGTCCCGCTGCACCAGATGCGCTCGGGCAACATGACCGACCGGGACTGGACCCGCGCCGCCACCCGCATGCCCGAGGTCTCCTCCGCCCCGCTGTTCATCGACGACGCCCCGAACCTCACCCTCGCCGAGATCCGCTCCAAGAGCCGGCGCCTCAAGGCCCAGCACGGCATCAAGCTCATCGTCGTCGACTACGTCCAGCTCCTCGACCACGGCCGGCACAAGTACGGCAGCCGCTACGAGGACGTCAACGAGGTCAGCCGCCGTCTCAAGCTCCTCGCCAAGGAACTGCAGCTGCCCGTCATCGCGCTCTCCCAGCTCAACCGCGCGCCCGAACAGCGCGCCGACAAACGCCCCCACATCTACGACCTGCGCGACTCCGGCACCCTGGAGGACGACGCGGACCTGGTCCTCCTCCTCCACCGCGACGACGCCTACGCGCCCGACAACCGGCCCGGCGAAGCCGACCTGATCGTCGCCAAGCACCGCAACGGCCCCACCGCGATCATCACCATCGCCTTCCACCCCACGATTTCGGCCTTCACCGACCCGGGCGACCGAGGCTTCGTCCCCCACCAGGCCGAAGACGACGTCCGGCCCGCGAACGAGACGACCAGCACCGACACCACCCCGTAG
- a CDS encoding ATP/GTP-binding protein translates to MPGQIGAEGESSVARDLRALFGSNDRSLGTEEVFTNREGQWAQVAGAIAEHLARVAAPGFDVQDLEAARRNVLVFHGIGGVGKTTLSRKLEAALTVAESRPRQWGEPTWPATPRLLPVRIDLARSAGMDFERLVLTLRLALAGLDRALPAFDLALVRYWEHNHPGESLEEYLRRAGLVSRFAKALPGQVQGALSKAAEELALPGVVGSAVGQVTTAVVRAVRERRTTARALAGCPRLADLLEAEPDLEALSYYSHLLAYEIDRLPARKAVVPVVLLDGWEDVGDRTHRELERLIQRVVWLLPNVLFIITGRSRLQWADDALQGQLDYTGPAAWPQLAAHIPATRTPRAVAPAGMGPAADRQVLIGDFSPEDCDDYLARRLTADGRPLIGDELRQVITARSHGLPLFLDLAVMRFLEIRRTRTPEAADFDHDFPALVARTLQDLTPDERHVLRAVSLLDAFDIALATATAGMTHQAAALRLAERPFVRENQLALWPYHLHGVVRSAIRRADDHTDDRWSDQDWARAAARAFDALGDQWTSSPDGGRRLLVACLRQGLTLARDHRLGLGWLSEAAWAYVSDSVWEPLVLRPAGTGEDRNGGQQPATAADALVETLNALARRQHEHRSRTVQRLAAVVDTHLLPEDLHHLAVYYLAKAQRDLGHRAGSRHGMQIVADGAGRLAPAARRGLVHLARLAGDFPAAHTAAQGLGWKGRQHRVEGDILWPHGDMRRAADAYLAARTQAEQHGVAGERATSQAQRAFTLAFTDPQVADDEIDLAEQLLTGLDLRATTLTVRTASIVRDAGADGVDDRLEILRTEARTAGIVAAQAALELAAAFHHAVRGDDAALAAVQARLRDLARTGDYAYYTDIAHYMAGLTPDTPSDVHWLDDEEAVRTTWRALVTARQGGDERAR, encoded by the coding sequence ATGCCTGGTCAGATCGGTGCGGAGGGGGAGTCGTCGGTGGCGAGGGATCTGCGGGCGCTGTTCGGCTCGAACGACCGGAGCCTGGGCACCGAGGAGGTGTTCACCAACCGGGAAGGCCAGTGGGCGCAGGTCGCGGGCGCGATCGCCGAGCATCTGGCCCGCGTGGCCGCTCCCGGCTTCGACGTCCAGGACTTGGAGGCGGCGCGGCGCAACGTGCTCGTCTTCCACGGCATCGGCGGCGTCGGCAAGACCACCTTGTCGCGGAAGCTGGAGGCCGCTCTCACCGTGGCCGAGTCCCGACCCCGGCAGTGGGGCGAGCCCACCTGGCCCGCCACGCCCCGCCTGCTGCCGGTGCGCATCGACCTCGCCCGCTCCGCCGGGATGGACTTCGAGCGCCTCGTCCTCACCCTGCGCCTGGCGCTCGCCGGCCTGGACCGTGCTCTGCCGGCGTTCGACCTCGCGCTCGTCCGGTACTGGGAGCACAACCACCCCGGCGAGAGCCTGGAGGAGTATTTGCGGCGTGCCGGGCTGGTGAGCCGCTTCGCGAAGGCGCTACCCGGCCAGGTGCAGGGGGCACTGTCGAAGGCCGCCGAGGAACTGGCGCTGCCGGGCGTGGTCGGCTCCGCGGTCGGGCAGGTCACCACCGCTGTCGTGCGGGCGGTACGCGAGCGCCGTACCACCGCACGGGCGCTCGCCGGCTGTCCGCGGCTCGCGGACCTGCTGGAAGCGGAACCGGACCTCGAGGCGCTCTCGTACTACTCGCACCTGCTCGCCTACGAGATCGACCGGCTGCCCGCAAGGAAGGCCGTCGTGCCAGTGGTGCTGCTGGACGGCTGGGAGGACGTCGGCGACCGCACCCACCGCGAACTCGAGCGCCTGATCCAGCGCGTGGTGTGGCTCCTGCCCAACGTCCTGTTCATCATCACCGGCCGCTCCCGCCTCCAGTGGGCCGACGACGCGCTGCAGGGGCAGCTCGACTACACCGGGCCCGCCGCCTGGCCGCAGCTCGCCGCCCACATCCCCGCCACCCGCACCCCCAGGGCTGTCGCCCCGGCTGGCATGGGGCCGGCGGCCGACAGGCAGGTCCTGATCGGCGACTTCAGCCCCGAGGACTGTGACGACTACCTTGCCCGACGCCTCACCGCCGACGGCCGGCCCCTCATCGGCGACGAACTGCGCCAGGTCATCACCGCCCGCTCCCACGGCCTGCCGCTGTTCCTCGACCTCGCCGTGATGCGGTTCCTGGAGATCCGCCGCACCCGCACCCCCGAGGCGGCCGACTTCGACCACGACTTCCCGGCCCTCGTTGCCCGCACCCTCCAGGACCTCACCCCCGACGAGCGGCACGTCCTGCGCGCCGTGTCTCTGCTGGACGCCTTCGACATCGCGCTCGCCACCGCCACGGCCGGCATGACCCACCAGGCCGCGGCCCTGCGCCTGGCCGAGCGGCCCTTCGTCCGCGAGAACCAGCTCGCCCTGTGGCCCTACCACCTGCACGGCGTGGTGCGCTCCGCCATCCGCCGGGCCGACGACCACACCGACGACCGCTGGTCCGACCAGGACTGGGCCCGCGCCGCCGCCCGGGCCTTCGACGCACTCGGCGACCAGTGGACGAGCTCGCCAGACGGCGGCCGACGTCTCCTGGTCGCCTGCCTGCGCCAGGGCCTCACCCTCGCCCGCGACCACCGGCTCGGCCTCGGCTGGCTCTCGGAGGCGGCGTGGGCGTACGTCTCCGACTCCGTGTGGGAACCCCTCGTCCTGCGCCCGGCCGGCACCGGCGAAGACCGCAACGGCGGGCAGCAACCGGCGACGGCCGCCGACGCCCTGGTCGAGACCCTCAACGCCCTCGCCCGCCGCCAGCACGAGCACCGCTCCCGCACCGTCCAGCGCCTGGCCGCCGTCGTCGACACCCACCTGCTTCCCGAGGACCTGCACCACCTCGCCGTCTATTACCTTGCCAAGGCGCAGCGCGACCTCGGGCACCGCGCCGGCTCCCGGCACGGCATGCAGATCGTCGCCGACGGCGCAGGCCGGCTCGCCCCGGCGGCCCGGCGCGGCCTGGTCCACCTCGCCCGCCTCGCCGGCGACTTCCCCGCCGCCCACACCGCCGCGCAGGGCCTCGGGTGGAAGGGACGCCAGCACCGCGTCGAAGGCGACATCCTGTGGCCCCACGGCGACATGCGGCGCGCCGCCGACGCCTACCTCGCCGCCCGTACCCAGGCCGAGCAGCACGGTGTCGCCGGCGAACGCGCCACCTCCCAGGCCCAGCGCGCCTTCACCCTCGCCTTCACCGACCCGCAGGTCGCCGACGACGAGATCGACCTCGCCGAACAGCTGCTCACCGGCCTGGACCTGCGGGCCACCACCCTGACCGTCCGCACCGCCAGCATCGTCCGCGACGCTGGCGCCGACGGAGTCGACGACCGACTCGAGATCCTGCGCACGGAGGCCCGAACCGCTGGCATCGTCGCCGCCCAGGCCGCCCTCGAACTCGCCGCCGCCTTCCACCACGCCGTCCGCGGCGACGACGCGGCCCTCGCCGCCGTCCAGGCCCGGCTACGCGACCTCGCCCGCACCGGCGACTACGCCTACTACACCGACATCGCCCACTACATGGCTGGCCTGACTCCCGACACCCCCTCCGACGTCCACTGGCTCGACGACGAAGAGGCGGTCCGCACCACGTGGCGCGCGCTCGTCACCGCCCGGCAGGGCGGTGACGAGCGTGCGCGGTAG
- a CDS encoding DciA family protein, with the protein MGFVPQWWRSAVGDEVAVAVRPLGLDDRDRLRVACSSVAWRRQVEILERVLTARVNRQADRAVAGIVAEGPLSP; encoded by the coding sequence ATGGGCTTCGTGCCGCAGTGGTGGCGGTCGGCGGTCGGGGATGAGGTTGCGGTGGCGGTGCGCCCGCTCGGACTCGACGACCGGGACCGGCTGCGGGTGGCCTGCTCCAGCGTGGCGTGGCGGCGGCAGGTCGAGATCCTGGAACGGGTGCTGACCGCGCGGGTGAACCGGCAGGCGGACCGGGCAGTGGCGGGGATCGTTGCCGAGGGGCCGTTGAGCCCGTGA
- a CDS encoding GntR family transcriptional regulator, whose protein sequence is MDTTTTATVDLPGPRKGRTLRLAAALRAEIDSGRWQPGEPLPGGSELAAAYGVSHATVSGAIGLLKDEKLLTGPAGGRTRVANPSGDEPEEDAVRGRSKRLTDALLADIREGRLRPGDTVPPVRELAREHGTTTATAFGVITELKRKGVLTGVPGGRTRVADDPSAQQNAELADYANELRTNLTTAQLAELIRILTNTPPQERAPATALEAAEELTRATRSLRRAVRAGVPDHDQLAVQLHKAFAGLAATMKPAADLAGHHPGAAWWQRAHHDAQALAAAMANAVTPPPAR, encoded by the coding sequence GTGGACACCACGACCACCGCCACCGTCGACCTCCCCGGACCGCGAAAAGGCCGGACCCTGCGCCTGGCGGCCGCACTGCGCGCCGAGATCGACAGCGGCCGATGGCAGCCCGGCGAACCGCTGCCCGGCGGCAGCGAGCTCGCGGCCGCGTACGGCGTCAGCCACGCCACGGTCTCCGGCGCCATCGGACTGCTGAAAGACGAGAAGCTGCTCACCGGCCCAGCCGGCGGCCGAACCCGCGTCGCGAACCCCTCCGGCGACGAGCCCGAGGAGGACGCCGTCCGCGGCCGCTCCAAGCGGCTCACCGACGCGCTGCTCGCCGACATCCGGGAAGGCCGGCTGAGGCCCGGCGACACCGTGCCGCCCGTCCGGGAACTCGCCCGCGAACACGGCACCACCACCGCCACCGCCTTCGGCGTCATCACCGAACTCAAGCGCAAGGGAGTGCTCACCGGCGTACCCGGCGGCCGCACCCGCGTCGCCGACGACCCTTCCGCCCAGCAGAACGCCGAACTCGCCGACTACGCCAACGAACTGCGCACTAACCTCACCACCGCCCAGCTCGCCGAGCTGATCCGCATTCTCACCAACACCCCGCCCCAGGAGCGGGCACCCGCCACCGCCCTGGAGGCGGCCGAGGAGCTGACACGCGCAACCCGCTCGCTGCGCCGGGCCGTCCGCGCCGGTGTCCCCGACCACGACCAGCTGGCGGTCCAACTGCACAAGGCGTTCGCCGGCCTCGCCGCCACGATGAAACCCGCCGCCGACCTGGCAGGTCACCATCCGGGCGCCGCCTGGTGGCAGCGAGCTCACCACGACGCGCAGGCCCTGGCCGCCGCCATGGCCAACGCCGTCACTCCGCCGCCCGCCCGGTAG
- a CDS encoding MarR family transcriptional regulator, translating into MARRGNIALVNLDTGAVLPAPKPRTPHTMDGSYTLNAYTDDAPLYSLALSGAEWATIDWVRSNGGAGAAVKVTAVAVAEAILATETTAKTALARLVKLNILLKTSPRSQTYQLNPRRFWEGSGDAQVQACRRLDPPPITPDAKAIAAAKKAAEKAAAKAPGPRRTTTARDTMTGGTR; encoded by the coding sequence ATGGCTCGCAGGGGCAACATCGCCCTGGTGAACCTGGACACGGGGGCGGTGCTGCCTGCGCCGAAGCCCCGGACGCCGCACACCATGGACGGCTCCTACACCCTCAACGCCTACACGGACGACGCGCCGCTGTACTCGCTGGCGCTGTCCGGTGCGGAGTGGGCGACGATCGACTGGGTGCGCTCGAACGGCGGGGCCGGCGCGGCGGTGAAGGTGACCGCGGTCGCCGTGGCGGAGGCGATCCTGGCGACGGAGACGACTGCGAAGACGGCGCTCGCCCGCCTGGTGAAGCTGAACATCTTGCTCAAGACCAGCCCTCGGAGCCAGACGTACCAGCTGAACCCGCGGCGCTTCTGGGAGGGCTCCGGCGACGCCCAGGTGCAGGCATGCCGACGGTTGGATCCGCCGCCCATCACGCCGGATGCCAAGGCGATCGCCGCCGCGAAGAAGGCGGCCGAGAAGGCCGCCGCCAAGGCGCCCGGACCGCGCCGCACCACCACGGCCAGGGACACGATGACCGGAGGTACCCGATGA